CTGCCCGGGCCGAAATGCCCCAGCCGCTCCCTCTGCGCCGCCAGTATGCTCTCCCGCAGTCCGGCGTCCCTTCCCAGGCGGTCCAGGAACTCCGCCAGCACGGGGTAGTTCTTGTCGGTGAAGATGACCCCCGCTCCCCCCATGGTCTCCGGCACGGCCCCGGCGGCATAGGCCAGCACCGGCAGGTCGAAGTGGAAGGCCTCCAGGGGAGGGACGCAGAAGCCCTCGTGCTCGCTCATGGATATGTAGTAGTGGGAGTTGAGGTAGCAGGCCTTGAGGCGGGCGTCGCTGACCTTGCCCAGAAAGAGGACGCGGTCCTGGATGCCCATGCGCCAGGCCATGGAGAGCAGGGCGGTGTGGTAGGTGGAGAGCAGGGACCCCGCAACCACCAGGCGGGAGTGCGCGTTGATGCCGCGGTGGTAGCAGTAGAAGAGCTTGATGAGGTCCTCCACCCGCTTGTTGGGGGCCACCCTGCCCACGAAGAGCAGGTTGGTCTTGCCGTCCGAGAGGCGCCTGCCGAACTCCGCGTCCTCCGCGATGCCGTCCAGCTTGTCCAGGGGAGGGTTGATGGGCAGCACCCCCGTCCTGGCCTCGTCGAACCCCGCCGCCACCAGCTCGCGGCGGTTGTAGTCGGAGTCCCCCAGGGCCAGGTCGCAGTCCTTAAGCCGGGGAAGGAGGTCGCGCCCCTCGCGGCACAGGTAGGCCGCGTAGGGGTAGTAGCGGTCGAAGTACTCCGCCGGCGTGATGTTGTGGTAGATGAGCACTTTGCGGCAGCGGCTGCCTGTGAAGTGGCGGTGGTTGTCGTTGAAAATAGAGAGGTGATATATAAAGAGGTCTTCGGCTGTCTCCTCCACGACATCCTCGT
The Actinomycetota bacterium genome window above contains:
- a CDS encoding glycosyltransferase: MKVHQMVPAMNSGDAVSNQVISIRDILTAWGVESDIFACDMDDFGRRHATSDREYEDVVEETAEDLFIYHLSIFNDNHRHFTGSRCRKVLIYHNITPAEYFDRYYPYAAYLCREGRDLLPRLKDCDLALGDSDYNRRELVAAGFDEARTGVLPINPPLDKLDGIAEDAEFGRRLSDGKTNLLFVGRVAPNKRVEDLIKLFYCYHRGINAHSRLVVAGSLLSTYHTALLSMAWRMGIQDRVLFLGKVSDARLKACYLNSHYYISMSEHEGFCVPPLEAFHFDLPVLAYAAGAVPETMGGAGVIFTDKNYPVLAEFLDRLGRDAGLRESILAAQRERLGHFGPGRFELTLREALGGMLGLDGAAVEMAAAG